A window of the Teredinibacter franksiae genome harbors these coding sequences:
- a CDS encoding GNAT family N-acetyltransferase produces MEDSVTCITAEISNLREFPRFVALVAEWHHQEWLRSYRIAGKPQALVKRDISEDVREREHNLRTHFDDNSVPSTFVALVTENGIKKVIGSVSIVYYQFSKQRNPTEWVTNLFVLEEYRNQGVGQQLLEFIHLFATENNIRHLKLYTRDKEAFYRKRNWDFSHKGLVQGNAVSVLERRL; encoded by the coding sequence ATGGAAGATTCTGTGACGTGCATTACAGCCGAAATTAGCAACTTGCGAGAATTCCCGCGTTTTGTTGCCCTGGTTGCCGAGTGGCACCATCAGGAATGGCTGCGCAGCTACCGCATTGCTGGAAAGCCGCAGGCCCTGGTTAAGCGCGATATTAGCGAAGACGTGCGCGAGCGTGAACACAACCTGCGCACCCATTTTGACGATAACTCTGTACCAAGCACTTTTGTTGCGTTGGTGACTGAAAACGGCATTAAAAAAGTTATTGGCTCGGTTAGCATTGTTTACTACCAGTTTTCTAAACAGCGAAATCCGACTGAATGGGTAACTAACTTGTTCGTGCTTGAAGAGTACCGCAATCAGGGGGTGGGGCAACAATTACTCGAATTCATTCACCTGTTTGCCACTGAAAATAATATTCGCCACCTCAAGCTCTATACCCGCGATAAAGAAGCCTTCTACCGTAAGCGCAATTGGGATTTTAGCCATAAAGGCTTAGTACAGGGTAATGCAGTCTCTGTTTTAGAGCGGCGGCTATAA
- the lipA gene encoding lipoyl synthase — protein MTDTTSSDTNSDVAPVKRTRRIKQGEKLRDADKVERIPVKVIASDTPLRKPDWIRIKVSSSPEVARIKQLLRKNSLSTVCEEANCPNLGECFSGGTATFMIMGDICTRRCPFCDVGHGKPNPLDANEPKHLAEAIANMTLKYVVITSVDRDDLRDGGAQHFADCIRESRRLSPNLEVEILTPDFRGRMDIALDILEQAPPDVFNHNLETVPRLYRQSRPGANYKWSLELLKNYKARKPEVLTKSGLMVGLGETKEEIFEVLKDMREHNIDMLTIGQYLQPSKDHLPVERYVEPAEFDEYSAVAKELGFVRAACGPLVRSSYHADKQAHGEVVK, from the coding sequence ATGACCGATACCACCAGTTCAGACACTAACAGCGACGTTGCCCCGGTAAAGCGTACTCGCCGAATTAAGCAGGGTGAAAAGTTGCGCGATGCCGACAAGGTAGAGCGCATTCCGGTAAAAGTAATTGCTAGCGATACCCCGTTGCGCAAGCCAGACTGGATACGCATAAAAGTTAGCAGCTCCCCAGAAGTAGCCCGCATTAAACAATTACTGCGAAAGAATTCACTGTCGACTGTTTGCGAAGAAGCCAATTGCCCCAATTTGGGCGAGTGCTTCAGCGGCGGTACCGCAACCTTTATGATTATGGGAGACATCTGTACCCGCCGCTGCCCTTTCTGCGATGTGGGCCACGGCAAGCCTAATCCGCTGGATGCAAACGAGCCCAAGCACTTGGCGGAAGCCATTGCCAATATGACGTTAAAGTATGTGGTTATTACCTCGGTAGACCGCGATGACTTACGTGATGGCGGGGCGCAGCATTTTGCTGATTGTATTCGCGAATCACGCAGGCTTTCGCCTAATTTGGAGGTGGAGATTTTAACACCAGATTTTCGTGGTCGTATGGATATTGCGTTGGATATTCTCGAACAAGCACCACCGGATGTATTCAATCACAATTTGGAAACCGTTCCTCGCTTGTACCGTCAGTCACGTCCTGGCGCGAACTATAAATGGTCATTAGAGTTATTAAAAAATTACAAAGCGCGCAAGCCAGAGGTATTAACTAAGTCGGGTTTAATGGTTGGCCTTGGCGAAACCAAGGAAGAAATTTTTGAGGTGCTCAAAGATATGCGCGAGCACAATATTGATATGCTCACTATCGGCCAGTATCTGCAGCCCTCAAAAGACCATTTGCCGGTTGAGCGCTACGTGGAGCCCGCGGAGTTTGACGAGTACAGTGCAGTAGCAAAAGAGCTTGGTTTCGTGCGCGCTGCCTGTGGGCCGTTGGTGCGATCGTCGTACCATGCCGACAAGCAAGCCCACGGCGAAGTGGTAAAGTAG
- the lipB gene encoding lipoyl(octanoyl) transferase LipB: MSSPTHNFIIRDLGLQSYEGVWQNMRAYTDTRTKETADEIWLVEHLPVFTQGQAGKPEHLLNPDPIPVVATDRGGQVTYHGPGQLVVYPLLNLRRLKLGVRDLVTCLENSVIEFLGGYAIEAGAKADAPGVYVEGKKIASLGLRVRKGCSYHGLAINIQMDLQPFLKINPCGYQGLEMTQLQSYVEDDVRVKTVIEPFMQVLIRNLQPLKN; the protein is encoded by the coding sequence ATGTCTTCTCCCACACACAACTTTATTATTCGTGACCTCGGGCTGCAAAGCTACGAGGGTGTATGGCAGAACATGCGTGCGTATACCGATACTCGCACTAAAGAGACTGCCGACGAAATTTGGCTGGTAGAGCACTTACCGGTTTTTACCCAGGGGCAGGCAGGCAAGCCTGAGCATCTACTTAATCCAGATCCCATTCCCGTAGTCGCTACAGACCGGGGTGGGCAGGTAACCTACCACGGCCCGGGGCAGTTAGTCGTTTATCCGCTGCTGAACCTTAGGCGCTTAAAGTTAGGGGTGCGCGACCTTGTTACCTGTTTGGAAAACAGCGTCATCGAATTTTTAGGCGGCTATGCTATAGAGGCTGGTGCCAAAGCCGATGCCCCCGGTGTCTATGTGGAAGGCAAAAAAATTGCTTCCCTGGGTTTGCGGGTGCGTAAGGGTTGTAGCTATCACGGCTTAGCTATAAACATTCAGATGGATTTACAGCCGTTTCTTAAAATCAACCCCTGTGGTTATCAGGGGTTGGAAATGACGCAACTACAATCTTATGTCGAAGATGATGTGCGTGTGAAAACGGTTATCGAACCTTTTATGCAGGTGCTTATCCGCAACCTGCAGCCGTTAAAAAATTGA
- a CDS encoding YbeD family protein has protein sequence MNNPPNGGSNQEPPKIEFPCPDYPIKSMGTATASYREAVLNIMEVHAPGFDPAKVTVRDSSKGSFQSVTVFITATGVEQLQAIFDDLKKLSETKMVL, from the coding sequence ATGAATAATCCGCCCAATGGTGGCTCTAACCAAGAGCCACCAAAAATTGAATTCCCCTGCCCGGATTACCCTATTAAATCCATGGGTACTGCTACCGCAAGCTATCGCGAGGCGGTGCTTAATATTATGGAAGTGCATGCACCGGGTTTCGATCCCGCTAAGGTAACGGTGCGCGATAGTAGTAAGGGCTCATTTCAATCTGTCACGGTGTTTATTACGGCGACGGGCGTTGAGCAGCTGCAGGCCATATTTGACGATTTAAAAAAATTATCTGAAACCAAAATGGTTCTTTAA
- a CDS encoding D-alanyl-D-alanine carboxypeptidase family protein — MRFHIPRDAKLLLKSGFFAVLSLVWGGQVQAAQVIIPAPPQLAAKAYLLVDADTGEVIVESNADELLPPASLTKMMTSYIVSEEIHAGRLKETDLVRVSVDAWRRGGSASGSSTMFLKEGSEVPVLDMLRGVIIQSGNDASIALAEHIAGSEEAFAEVMNQQAQLLGMTSSNFRNATGWPAEGHLTNARDLSILARALINDHPEHYKLYSERYLKHNGINQPNRNKLLFTNKYVDGLKTGHTKEAGYCLVASSVRNGMRLVSVVMGTRSESSRAVESQKLLAYGFRYYQTHKLYSAGEVLGQTRVWGGEPQQLTLTIAKDLPATIPRGAQDKVKAEIQMEADIEAPVAKGQVMGKLQVTLDGELLIETDLVAATDIAEAGLLDRAWDAVLRMFEE, encoded by the coding sequence ATGCGATTTCACATACCGCGTGACGCTAAGCTTTTGCTTAAATCGGGCTTTTTTGCCGTTCTTTCGCTTGTTTGGGGAGGCCAAGTACAGGCTGCTCAGGTCATTATTCCTGCGCCACCTCAGTTGGCGGCAAAAGCTTACCTGTTGGTCGATGCTGACACCGGCGAGGTGATTGTGGAAAGCAATGCCGATGAGCTATTGCCTCCCGCCAGCCTTACAAAAATGATGACCAGCTATATCGTTTCCGAGGAAATTCATGCCGGTCGCCTTAAAGAAACCGACTTGGTGCGCGTAAGCGTGGATGCTTGGCGTCGCGGAGGGAGTGCCAGTGGTAGCTCTACCATGTTCTTAAAAGAAGGCAGTGAAGTTCCGGTTCTCGACATGCTTCGTGGGGTCATTATTCAGTCGGGCAACGACGCTTCTATTGCGCTGGCTGAGCATATAGCTGGCAGTGAGGAAGCCTTCGCCGAGGTAATGAACCAGCAGGCGCAGTTATTGGGCATGACCAGCTCGAACTTTCGCAATGCAACGGGCTGGCCTGCTGAAGGGCATTTAACGAACGCGCGTGATCTGTCTATATTGGCGCGCGCGCTGATCAATGACCATCCCGAGCACTACAAGCTGTATTCAGAAAGGTATTTGAAACATAACGGCATAAACCAGCCTAACCGCAACAAGCTATTATTTACCAATAAGTATGTCGACGGCCTTAAAACCGGGCATACAAAAGAAGCAGGTTACTGCTTGGTTGCGTCATCCGTTCGCAACGGTATGCGCTTGGTATCGGTGGTTATGGGTACGCGTTCGGAAAGCTCGCGTGCGGTCGAGTCGCAAAAGCTGTTGGCCTACGGTTTTCGCTACTATCAAACACATAAGCTCTACAGTGCGGGTGAAGTGCTGGGGCAAACGAGAGTATGGGGTGGTGAGCCACAACAGTTAACCCTGACAATAGCGAAGGACCTGCCGGCGACTATCCCACGCGGTGCGCAAGATAAAGTCAAAGCTGAAATTCAAATGGAAGCCGACATTGAAGCGCCGGTTGCCAAAGGCCAGGTGATGGGTAAACTACAGGTAACGCTAGACGGCGAACTGTTAATTGAAACTGATTTGGTTGCGGCCACCGATATTGCCGAAGCCGGTTTGTTGGATCGGGCATGGGACGCCGTACTCCGCATGTTCGAGGAGTAG
- a CDS encoding GGDEF domain-containing protein, which produces MTTASITQTNPLLSNLQNRLLTQSLLAVLFIVVVSFVRILSTGWLLVDAVHLLIGILAAAAWAYRNHLTNTHLTLVLTGLVMAYCVSTILQLGFASVALPLFLATAVVMSFVLGYTTTLTISIATLVVFALSGFIFYQFVHWPGSSSGITSLLSWIALAIASFAFIPVISGYLKNQEQLHSDQLDKAQKEGQSSHQGQYDPLTSLPVLQVTLDRLRHELDRIKRSDCMGAVMFLDVDNFRDINERHGNQAGDLVLRTLASRIASIVRAADTLSRIGGDEFVAIFADQKDENQVRLIARKLLATVNNPITFNNTSIDLHVSIGVALFPDHSVNPQELLALADKSSELVKASGGNNYRISSTEL; this is translated from the coding sequence ATGACCACAGCCAGTATTACCCAGACCAATCCGCTGCTAAGCAACCTTCAAAACCGCCTGCTAACGCAATCATTACTAGCCGTGCTGTTCATTGTGGTTGTGAGCTTTGTGCGTATTCTGAGCACAGGCTGGCTTCTCGTCGATGCCGTACATTTGCTCATTGGCATACTCGCCGCCGCCGCTTGGGCCTACCGAAATCACCTTACTAACACCCACCTAACCCTAGTACTTACCGGCTTAGTCATGGCCTATTGCGTTTCAACCATATTACAACTGGGGTTTGCCAGTGTTGCGCTGCCACTGTTCTTGGCAACAGCGGTGGTTATGTCCTTTGTGCTGGGCTATACCACTACGCTTACAATCTCCATCGCAACACTCGTTGTATTTGCACTTAGCGGTTTTATTTTCTATCAGTTTGTCCATTGGCCAGGGTCCTCCAGCGGTATTACATCACTATTAAGCTGGATCGCACTGGCGATCGCGTCCTTTGCTTTTATTCCAGTGATCAGCGGGTATTTAAAAAATCAGGAGCAACTCCACAGCGACCAGCTCGACAAAGCGCAAAAAGAAGGGCAATCATCACACCAAGGGCAATACGACCCTCTCACAAGCCTACCCGTGTTACAGGTCACCCTAGACCGCCTGCGCCATGAACTCGACCGCATTAAACGCAGCGACTGTATGGGTGCGGTGATGTTTTTAGATGTCGATAATTTTCGCGACATTAATGAGCGCCACGGCAATCAGGCCGGCGACCTCGTATTGCGCACACTCGCTTCACGCATTGCCAGTATTGTGAGGGCGGCCGACACGCTAAGCCGAATAGGCGGAGATGAATTTGTGGCCATTTTTGCCGACCAAAAGGACGAAAATCAAGTACGACTCATTGCCAGAAAGCTACTGGCCACGGTAAACAACCCCATCACCTTTAATAATACCAGTATTGACCTGCATGTCAGTATCGGCGTCGCGCTATTCCCCGACCACTCGGTGAACCCGCAGGAACTTTTAGCTCTCGCCGACAAATCTTCGGAGCTGGTTAAAGCCAGCGGTGGCAATAACTACCGCATTAGCTCCACCGAGCTTTAA
- a CDS encoding septal ring lytic transglycosylase RlpA family protein, with protein MAFRNSDSVYIFGFRFGALLCVLLLSACQSPSRYSIKQDTGPSQSVSVNHIPDAVPRVEPRTIAGNKSPYTVLGKTYRVIGAPENYKAEGFASWYGKKFHGHKTSNGEIYNMYGMTAAHKSLPIPSYVRVTNKNNGTSAIVRINDRGPFHEGRVIDLTYTAAKKLGFVDQGTAPVIVEYIDPVKYNKTALPVDSATNTSVLQASVAGQPKAPQPKHSGGYEIPANTYLQVGAFSKRESAETLQHTLQSVTQYPVNIYAPDTSRWFRVRIGPLKDNLDVILLRNKLADNQLPEAHVVYQ; from the coding sequence TTGGCTTTTCGTAACAGTGATTCAGTTTACATATTCGGGTTTCGTTTTGGTGCCCTGTTGTGCGTTCTATTGCTAAGCGCTTGTCAAAGCCCTAGCCGCTATTCTATCAAGCAGGATACTGGCCCCTCGCAATCGGTAAGTGTTAACCATATACCTGATGCGGTGCCACGGGTAGAACCGCGCACCATAGCGGGAAACAAAAGCCCCTACACCGTTCTCGGCAAAACCTATCGCGTCATTGGTGCCCCGGAAAACTACAAGGCGGAAGGTTTTGCATCGTGGTACGGGAAAAAATTTCACGGCCATAAAACCTCAAACGGTGAAATTTACAACATGTACGGCATGACCGCCGCACACAAATCCCTGCCGATTCCTAGCTACGTTCGTGTAACCAATAAAAATAACGGTACTAGTGCCATTGTGCGGATTAACGATCGCGGCCCTTTTCATGAGGGCCGGGTGATTGACCTTACCTACACAGCAGCGAAAAAGCTGGGGTTTGTAGACCAAGGTACAGCACCGGTTATTGTCGAGTATATCGACCCGGTAAAATACAATAAAACTGCGCTGCCTGTTGATAGCGCCACTAATACCAGCGTACTTCAAGCGTCGGTTGCGGGGCAGCCCAAAGCGCCGCAGCCTAAACACTCCGGCGGCTACGAAATTCCCGCCAATACTTATTTGCAGGTGGGAGCTTTCAGTAAGCGCGAATCGGCGGAAACGTTACAGCACACCCTGCAAAGTGTTACGCAGTACCCGGTGAATATCTATGCACCGGATACTTCCCGTTGGTTTCGTGTGCGTATTGGGCCGTTAAAAGATAATTTGGATGTGATTTTGTTGCGCAATAAGCTGGCCGACAATCAGTTGCCCGAAGCGCATGTTGTTTATCAGTAA